TATTATTACATCTCGCCCGATGGCCTTGGAACGGAGATGGTAACGCACCTGACAAAGAAAGCAAAGGAAGGCGTCGAGGTCAGGGTCCTTGTTGACGGCCTCCCTTTCTCCGTCGTACCCCCGTCATTCTGGAAGCCGTTCATCGATGCCGGGGGAAAGAAGGCGGTCTTCTTCCCGGGATTTTTCCGTTTTATTAATTTCCGGTTCAATAACCGGAACCACCGGAAGATCGTAGTGATAGACGGGAAAACCGCGTTCTGCGGCGGGTTCAACGTGGGCGACGAGTACGTGGGGAAAAAAGAACTGGGCTGCTGGCGGGACACCCATGTCAGGATCAACGGGGATGCTGCCCACCTGCTGGAACTGCGGTTTTTACTGGACTGGAATTATGCATCAAAGGATCGCGTTGAGATGTTACCCCGCTATTTTCCCAAGACCGGCGGCACGGGTTCTGCCGCGGTCCAGATCGTCTCAAGCGGCCCGGATCACCAGCACAACCAGATCAAGCTCGCGTACCTGCACCTGATCAATACCGCCACGGAATCGGTCTATATCCAGACCCCGTACTTCGTGCCGGATTCCAGCCTTATCGATTCCCTGCGCCTGGCCGCTCAGTCCGGCATCGACGTGAAGATCATGATCCCCTGCAAGCCCGACCATATGTTCGTGTATGCCGTGAACCATGCGTTCATCGCTGATCTTCTCGATGCCGGGGTGAAAGCCTACACGTACGATGACGGGTTCATCCACGCCAAAACGCTCGTCATCGACGGCCTGGTTGCATCGGTCGGGAGCGCGAACTGGGATGTCCGCAGTTTCAAGCTCAATTTCGAGACAAACGCCCTGATCTACAACCCGGCATACGCGAAAAAACTCCGGGAGATCTTTGAGGACGACCTGAAGCATTCCACCGAGATCACCCCTGAATCGCTCAAAAAACGACCGCTCATGGAAAAGGTATGGGAACCGGTAGCACGGCTGTTCTCCCCGGTGCTA
Above is a window of uncultured Methanoregula sp. DNA encoding:
- the cls gene encoding cardiolipin synthase, with the protein product MDPIILAIVLLNICFGISIVFFERKTPEIALAWLTVLVFIPLLGFLLYLAFGQNFYRARLFRIKAEDDKKVQELVTEQLSEVARLETRSTDERESKFLRVIRMLLVSNRAIVSNNNTIEIYTNGQDKFRALFAAIDQAKDFVHVEYYYISPDGLGTEMVTHLTKKAKEGVEVRVLVDGLPFSVVPPSFWKPFIDAGGKKAVFFPGFFRFINFRFNNRNHRKIVVIDGKTAFCGGFNVGDEYVGKKELGCWRDTHVRINGDAAHLLELRFLLDWNYASKDRVEMLPRYFPKTGGTGSAAVQIVSSGPDHQHNQIKLAYLHLINTATESVYIQTPYFVPDSSLIDSLRLAAQSGIDVKIMIPCKPDHMFVYAVNHAFIADLLDAGVKAYTYDDGFIHAKTLVIDGLVASVGSANWDVRSFKLNFETNALIYNPAYAKKLREIFEDDLKHSTEITPESLKKRPLMEKVWEPVARLFSPVL